Proteins from one Camelus bactrianus isolate YW-2024 breed Bactrian camel chromosome 24, ASM4877302v1, whole genome shotgun sequence genomic window:
- the LPIN2 gene encoding phosphatidate phosphatase LPIN2 isoform X1: MFYLEEDSEDEEEKVPEGSLSKPEGVYPGKAPAGLLSQTMNYVGQLAGQVIVTVKELYKGINQATLSGCIDVVVVRQQDGSFQCSPFHVRFGKLGVLRSKEKVIDIEINGDAVDLHMKLGDNGEAFFVEETEEEYEKLPAYLATSPIPTEDQFFTDIDSPLVKPGGQSADISHILETEAVFTSSSVKKKKRRRKKCKQDSKKEDQAVSPAAEDTVGVDLSSDDDKGAQLARGSSSVSLKEEEYKEPLLLHAGDHYPLSDGDWSPLDSPYSPPACPKSDSELEVKPAESLLGSESHMEWTWGGFPESTKVSKRERADHQPRTATITPSENTHFRVIPSEDHLQSEVEKDASVGEALCTVVKPKPRAPGKQVSGAASSEEPLELPQGPAPQEADHPPAPAFTEAPSESKPVAKVDSPSRKRGVHKRSQHQGPEDIYLDDLKALEPEVAALYFPKSDSDPGSRQWPELDTLSGSQSPQSVGSAAADSGTECLSDSAMDLPDVTLSLCGGLSENGEISKEKFMEHIITYHEFAENPGLIDNPNLVIRIYNRYYSWALAAPMILSLQVFQKSLPKATVESWVKDKMPKKSGRWWFWRKRESITKQLPEAKEGKSEVPPPSDLPPSAQEPASGRPAEDDSSSDEGSQELEESIKADPLPAEPPSHGSTTSYKKSLRLSSDQIAKLKLQDGPNDVVFSITTQYQGTCRCAGTIYLWDWNDKIVISDIDGTITKSDALGQILPQLGKDWTHQGIAKLYHSINENGYKFLYCSARAIGMADMTRGYLHWVNDKGTILPRGPLMLSPSSLFSAFHREVIEKKPEKFKIECLNDIKNLFAPSKQPFYAAFGNRPNDVYAYMQVGVPDCRIFTVNPKGELIQERTKGNKSSYHRLSELVEHVFPLLSKEQNSAFACPEFSSFCYWRDPIPEVDLDELA, from the exons TCGCAGACCATGAATTACGTGGGACAGCTGGCGGGGCAGGTGATCGTCACCGTGAAGGAGCTCTACAAGGGCATCAACCAGGCCACGCTGTCCGGCTGCATCGACGTGGTCGTGGTGCGGCAGCAGGACGGCTCCTTCCAGTGCTCGCCCTTCCACGTGCGCTTCGGGAAGCTGGGCGTCCTGAGGTCCAAGGAGAAGGTG ATCGACATAGAGATCAATGGCGACGCGGTGGACCTGCACATGAAGCTGGGCGACAATGGGGAGGCCTTCTTCGTGGAGGAGACCGAGGAGGAGTAT GAGAAGCTTCCTGCTTACCTCGCCACCTCGCCGATTCCCACCGAGGATCAGTTCTTCACGGATATTGACTCCCCTTTGGTGAAACCAGGTGGACAGAGTGCAGACATCTCACACATCCTGGAAACAGAGGCCGTTTTCACCTCGAgttctgtgaaaaagaaaaaacggAGGAGGAAGAAATGCAAACAGGACAGCAAGAAGGAAGACCAGGCCGTGTCCCCCGCTGCAGAGGACACCGTGGGTGTGGACCTGAGCTCTGACGACGACAAGGGGGCCCAGTTGGCAAG AGGATCTTCCAGTGTTTCCTTAAAGGAGGAGGAATATAAGGAGCCTCTGCTGTTACATGCTGGGGACCACTACCCCTTATCTGATGGAGACTGGTCCCCATTAGACAG CCCCTACTCCCCGCCGGCGTGCCCTAAGAGCGACTCGGAGCTGGAGGTGAAACCCGCCGAGAGCCTGCTCGGATCAGAGTCCCACATGGAGTGGACGTGGGGCGGGTTCCCGGAGTCCACCAAG GTCAGCAAGAGAGAGCGAGCTGACCATCAGCCTAGGACAGCAACGATCACTCCGTCAGAAAACACCCATTTTCGGGTCATCCCCAGCGAGGACCACTTGCAAAGTGAAGTTGAGAAGGATGCGTCCGTGGGGGAGGCGCTCTGTACCGTCGTGAAGCCCAAACCCAGAGCCCCAGGGAAGCAGGTGAGCGGAGCCGCCTCCTCGGAAGAGCCCCTGGAGctgccccagggcccagctccgCAGGAGGCCGACCACCCGCCTGCCCCGGCCTTCACGGAGGCGCCCTCAGAATCCAAGCCAGTTGCCAAAGTCGACTCGCCGTCCAGGAAGAGAG GTGTCCACAAGAGAAGCCAGCACCAGGGACCTGAAGACATTTACCTGGATGACCTGAAGGCCCTGGAACCTGAGGTTGCCGCTCTCTATTTCCCCAAAAG TGACTCGGACCCCGGCTCCAGGCAGTGGCCCGAGTTGGACACGCTGTCTGGCTCCCAGTCCCCGCAGTCAGTGGGCAGCGCGGCTGCTGATAGTGGCACCGAGTGCCTCTCGGATTCTGCCATGGACCTGCCCGACGTCACCCTCTCCCTCTGTGGGGGCCTCAGTGAGAACGGAGAAATTTCTAAAG AGAAGTTCATGGAGCATATCATTACTTATCATGAGTTTGCAGAAAACCCTGGACTTATAGACAATCCCAACCTTGTAATACGGATATATAACCG TTACTACAGCTGGGCGCTGGCCGCTCCCATGATCCTCAGCCTGCAGGTCTTCCAGAAGAGTCTGCCTAAG GCCACGGTGGAGTCCTGGGTCAAAGATAAGATGCCAAAGAAATCCGGCCGCTGGTGGTTTTGGCGTAAGAGAGAGAGCATAACCAAACAG CTGCCAGAGGCCAAAGAGGGGAAGTCGGAGGTGCCGCCGCCCAGTGACCTGCCGCCGAGTGCACAGGAGCCGGCCAGCGGCAG GCCAGCCGAGGATGACTCGTCAAGTGACGAGGGGTCACAGGAGCTTGAGGAGTCCATCAAAGCGGACCCCCTCCCCGCAGAGCCCCCAAGCCACGGCAGCACCACGTCCTATAAGAAGTCTCTCCGCCTCTCATCGGACCAGATC GCAAAACTGAAGCTCCAAGATGGCCCCAACGACGTCGTGTTCAGTATTACGACCCAGTATCAGGGTACCTGCCGCTGCGCAGGCACCATTTACCTGTGGGACTGGAACGACAAGATCGTCATTTCCGACATCGACGGCACAATAACCAA GTCTGATGCTCTGGGACAGATCCTTCCACAGCTGGGGAAGGACTGGACTCATCAGGGGATTGCGAAGCTCTACCATTCCATCAATGA GAACGGCTACAAGTTCCTGTACTGCTCCGCCCGCGCCATCGGCATGGCCGACATGACCCGCGGGTACCTGCACTGGGTCAACGACAAGGGCACCATCCTGCCCCGGGGCCCCCTGATGCTGTCGCCCAGCAGCCTGTTCTCCGCCTTCCACAG GGAAGTAATAGAAAAGAAACCAGAGAAGTTCAAAATTGAGTGTCTGAATGATATCAAGAATCTGTTTGCCCCGTCCAAGCAGCCCTTCTATGCTGCCTTTGGAAACCGTCCAAAT GATGTCTACGCTTACATGCAAGTTGGAGTTCCAGACTGCAGGATATTCACCGTGAACCCCAAGGGCGAACTGATACAGGAAAGGACCAAAGGAAACAAATCATC GTACCACAGACTGAGCGAGCTGGTGGAGCACGTGTTCCCACTTCTCAGTAAGGAACAGAATTCCGCCTTTGCATGCCCGGAGTTCAGCTCCTTCTGCTACTGGCGGGACCCGATCCCCGAGGTGGACCTGGACGAGCTGGCCTGA
- the LPIN2 gene encoding phosphatidate phosphatase LPIN2 isoform X2 has protein sequence MNYVGQLAGQVIVTVKELYKGINQATLSGCIDVVVVRQQDGSFQCSPFHVRFGKLGVLRSKEKVIDIEINGDAVDLHMKLGDNGEAFFVEETEEEYEKLPAYLATSPIPTEDQFFTDIDSPLVKPGGQSADISHILETEAVFTSSSVKKKKRRRKKCKQDSKKEDQAVSPAAEDTVGVDLSSDDDKGAQLARGSSSVSLKEEEYKEPLLLHAGDHYPLSDGDWSPLDSPYSPPACPKSDSELEVKPAESLLGSESHMEWTWGGFPESTKVSKRERADHQPRTATITPSENTHFRVIPSEDHLQSEVEKDASVGEALCTVVKPKPRAPGKQVSGAASSEEPLELPQGPAPQEADHPPAPAFTEAPSESKPVAKVDSPSRKRGVHKRSQHQGPEDIYLDDLKALEPEVAALYFPKSDSDPGSRQWPELDTLSGSQSPQSVGSAAADSGTECLSDSAMDLPDVTLSLCGGLSENGEISKEKFMEHIITYHEFAENPGLIDNPNLVIRIYNRYYSWALAAPMILSLQVFQKSLPKATVESWVKDKMPKKSGRWWFWRKRESITKQLPEAKEGKSEVPPPSDLPPSAQEPASGRPAEDDSSSDEGSQELEESIKADPLPAEPPSHGSTTSYKKSLRLSSDQIAKLKLQDGPNDVVFSITTQYQGTCRCAGTIYLWDWNDKIVISDIDGTITKSDALGQILPQLGKDWTHQGIAKLYHSINENGYKFLYCSARAIGMADMTRGYLHWVNDKGTILPRGPLMLSPSSLFSAFHREVIEKKPEKFKIECLNDIKNLFAPSKQPFYAAFGNRPNDVYAYMQVGVPDCRIFTVNPKGELIQERTKGNKSSYHRLSELVEHVFPLLSKEQNSAFACPEFSSFCYWRDPIPEVDLDELA, from the exons ATGAATTACGTGGGACAGCTGGCGGGGCAGGTGATCGTCACCGTGAAGGAGCTCTACAAGGGCATCAACCAGGCCACGCTGTCCGGCTGCATCGACGTGGTCGTGGTGCGGCAGCAGGACGGCTCCTTCCAGTGCTCGCCCTTCCACGTGCGCTTCGGGAAGCTGGGCGTCCTGAGGTCCAAGGAGAAGGTG ATCGACATAGAGATCAATGGCGACGCGGTGGACCTGCACATGAAGCTGGGCGACAATGGGGAGGCCTTCTTCGTGGAGGAGACCGAGGAGGAGTAT GAGAAGCTTCCTGCTTACCTCGCCACCTCGCCGATTCCCACCGAGGATCAGTTCTTCACGGATATTGACTCCCCTTTGGTGAAACCAGGTGGACAGAGTGCAGACATCTCACACATCCTGGAAACAGAGGCCGTTTTCACCTCGAgttctgtgaaaaagaaaaaacggAGGAGGAAGAAATGCAAACAGGACAGCAAGAAGGAAGACCAGGCCGTGTCCCCCGCTGCAGAGGACACCGTGGGTGTGGACCTGAGCTCTGACGACGACAAGGGGGCCCAGTTGGCAAG AGGATCTTCCAGTGTTTCCTTAAAGGAGGAGGAATATAAGGAGCCTCTGCTGTTACATGCTGGGGACCACTACCCCTTATCTGATGGAGACTGGTCCCCATTAGACAG CCCCTACTCCCCGCCGGCGTGCCCTAAGAGCGACTCGGAGCTGGAGGTGAAACCCGCCGAGAGCCTGCTCGGATCAGAGTCCCACATGGAGTGGACGTGGGGCGGGTTCCCGGAGTCCACCAAG GTCAGCAAGAGAGAGCGAGCTGACCATCAGCCTAGGACAGCAACGATCACTCCGTCAGAAAACACCCATTTTCGGGTCATCCCCAGCGAGGACCACTTGCAAAGTGAAGTTGAGAAGGATGCGTCCGTGGGGGAGGCGCTCTGTACCGTCGTGAAGCCCAAACCCAGAGCCCCAGGGAAGCAGGTGAGCGGAGCCGCCTCCTCGGAAGAGCCCCTGGAGctgccccagggcccagctccgCAGGAGGCCGACCACCCGCCTGCCCCGGCCTTCACGGAGGCGCCCTCAGAATCCAAGCCAGTTGCCAAAGTCGACTCGCCGTCCAGGAAGAGAG GTGTCCACAAGAGAAGCCAGCACCAGGGACCTGAAGACATTTACCTGGATGACCTGAAGGCCCTGGAACCTGAGGTTGCCGCTCTCTATTTCCCCAAAAG TGACTCGGACCCCGGCTCCAGGCAGTGGCCCGAGTTGGACACGCTGTCTGGCTCCCAGTCCCCGCAGTCAGTGGGCAGCGCGGCTGCTGATAGTGGCACCGAGTGCCTCTCGGATTCTGCCATGGACCTGCCCGACGTCACCCTCTCCCTCTGTGGGGGCCTCAGTGAGAACGGAGAAATTTCTAAAG AGAAGTTCATGGAGCATATCATTACTTATCATGAGTTTGCAGAAAACCCTGGACTTATAGACAATCCCAACCTTGTAATACGGATATATAACCG TTACTACAGCTGGGCGCTGGCCGCTCCCATGATCCTCAGCCTGCAGGTCTTCCAGAAGAGTCTGCCTAAG GCCACGGTGGAGTCCTGGGTCAAAGATAAGATGCCAAAGAAATCCGGCCGCTGGTGGTTTTGGCGTAAGAGAGAGAGCATAACCAAACAG CTGCCAGAGGCCAAAGAGGGGAAGTCGGAGGTGCCGCCGCCCAGTGACCTGCCGCCGAGTGCACAGGAGCCGGCCAGCGGCAG GCCAGCCGAGGATGACTCGTCAAGTGACGAGGGGTCACAGGAGCTTGAGGAGTCCATCAAAGCGGACCCCCTCCCCGCAGAGCCCCCAAGCCACGGCAGCACCACGTCCTATAAGAAGTCTCTCCGCCTCTCATCGGACCAGATC GCAAAACTGAAGCTCCAAGATGGCCCCAACGACGTCGTGTTCAGTATTACGACCCAGTATCAGGGTACCTGCCGCTGCGCAGGCACCATTTACCTGTGGGACTGGAACGACAAGATCGTCATTTCCGACATCGACGGCACAATAACCAA GTCTGATGCTCTGGGACAGATCCTTCCACAGCTGGGGAAGGACTGGACTCATCAGGGGATTGCGAAGCTCTACCATTCCATCAATGA GAACGGCTACAAGTTCCTGTACTGCTCCGCCCGCGCCATCGGCATGGCCGACATGACCCGCGGGTACCTGCACTGGGTCAACGACAAGGGCACCATCCTGCCCCGGGGCCCCCTGATGCTGTCGCCCAGCAGCCTGTTCTCCGCCTTCCACAG GGAAGTAATAGAAAAGAAACCAGAGAAGTTCAAAATTGAGTGTCTGAATGATATCAAGAATCTGTTTGCCCCGTCCAAGCAGCCCTTCTATGCTGCCTTTGGAAACCGTCCAAAT GATGTCTACGCTTACATGCAAGTTGGAGTTCCAGACTGCAGGATATTCACCGTGAACCCCAAGGGCGAACTGATACAGGAAAGGACCAAAGGAAACAAATCATC GTACCACAGACTGAGCGAGCTGGTGGAGCACGTGTTCCCACTTCTCAGTAAGGAACAGAATTCCGCCTTTGCATGCCCGGAGTTCAGCTCCTTCTGCTACTGGCGGGACCCGATCCCCGAGGTGGACCTGGACGAGCTGGCCTGA
- the LPIN2 gene encoding phosphatidate phosphatase LPIN2 isoform X3 — MSELEAVFKLMQMSSFCLSLCSSFHRGSSSVSLKEEEYKEPLLLHAGDHYPLSDGDWSPLDSPYSPPACPKSDSELEVKPAESLLGSESHMEWTWGGFPESTKVSKRERADHQPRTATITPSENTHFRVIPSEDHLQSEVEKDASVGEALCTVVKPKPRAPGKQVSGAASSEEPLELPQGPAPQEADHPPAPAFTEAPSESKPVAKVDSPSRKRGVHKRSQHQGPEDIYLDDLKALEPEVAALYFPKSDSDPGSRQWPELDTLSGSQSPQSVGSAAADSGTECLSDSAMDLPDVTLSLCGGLSENGEISKEKFMEHIITYHEFAENPGLIDNPNLVIRIYNRYYSWALAAPMILSLQVFQKSLPKATVESWVKDKMPKKSGRWWFWRKRESITKQLPEAKEGKSEVPPPSDLPPSAQEPASGRPAEDDSSSDEGSQELEESIKADPLPAEPPSHGSTTSYKKSLRLSSDQIAKLKLQDGPNDVVFSITTQYQGTCRCAGTIYLWDWNDKIVISDIDGTITKSDALGQILPQLGKDWTHQGIAKLYHSINENGYKFLYCSARAIGMADMTRGYLHWVNDKGTILPRGPLMLSPSSLFSAFHREVIEKKPEKFKIECLNDIKNLFAPSKQPFYAAFGNRPNDVYAYMQVGVPDCRIFTVNPKGELIQERTKGNKSSYHRLSELVEHVFPLLSKEQNSAFACPEFSSFCYWRDPIPEVDLDELA; from the exons ATGTCAGAGCTGGAGGCTGTTTTCAAGCTGATGCAAATGTCATCGTTCTGCCTGTCTCTGTGTTCTTCCTTCCACAGAGGATCTTCCAGTGTTTCCTTAAAGGAGGAGGAATATAAGGAGCCTCTGCTGTTACATGCTGGGGACCACTACCCCTTATCTGATGGAGACTGGTCCCCATTAGACAG CCCCTACTCCCCGCCGGCGTGCCCTAAGAGCGACTCGGAGCTGGAGGTGAAACCCGCCGAGAGCCTGCTCGGATCAGAGTCCCACATGGAGTGGACGTGGGGCGGGTTCCCGGAGTCCACCAAG GTCAGCAAGAGAGAGCGAGCTGACCATCAGCCTAGGACAGCAACGATCACTCCGTCAGAAAACACCCATTTTCGGGTCATCCCCAGCGAGGACCACTTGCAAAGTGAAGTTGAGAAGGATGCGTCCGTGGGGGAGGCGCTCTGTACCGTCGTGAAGCCCAAACCCAGAGCCCCAGGGAAGCAGGTGAGCGGAGCCGCCTCCTCGGAAGAGCCCCTGGAGctgccccagggcccagctccgCAGGAGGCCGACCACCCGCCTGCCCCGGCCTTCACGGAGGCGCCCTCAGAATCCAAGCCAGTTGCCAAAGTCGACTCGCCGTCCAGGAAGAGAG GTGTCCACAAGAGAAGCCAGCACCAGGGACCTGAAGACATTTACCTGGATGACCTGAAGGCCCTGGAACCTGAGGTTGCCGCTCTCTATTTCCCCAAAAG TGACTCGGACCCCGGCTCCAGGCAGTGGCCCGAGTTGGACACGCTGTCTGGCTCCCAGTCCCCGCAGTCAGTGGGCAGCGCGGCTGCTGATAGTGGCACCGAGTGCCTCTCGGATTCTGCCATGGACCTGCCCGACGTCACCCTCTCCCTCTGTGGGGGCCTCAGTGAGAACGGAGAAATTTCTAAAG AGAAGTTCATGGAGCATATCATTACTTATCATGAGTTTGCAGAAAACCCTGGACTTATAGACAATCCCAACCTTGTAATACGGATATATAACCG TTACTACAGCTGGGCGCTGGCCGCTCCCATGATCCTCAGCCTGCAGGTCTTCCAGAAGAGTCTGCCTAAG GCCACGGTGGAGTCCTGGGTCAAAGATAAGATGCCAAAGAAATCCGGCCGCTGGTGGTTTTGGCGTAAGAGAGAGAGCATAACCAAACAG CTGCCAGAGGCCAAAGAGGGGAAGTCGGAGGTGCCGCCGCCCAGTGACCTGCCGCCGAGTGCACAGGAGCCGGCCAGCGGCAG GCCAGCCGAGGATGACTCGTCAAGTGACGAGGGGTCACAGGAGCTTGAGGAGTCCATCAAAGCGGACCCCCTCCCCGCAGAGCCCCCAAGCCACGGCAGCACCACGTCCTATAAGAAGTCTCTCCGCCTCTCATCGGACCAGATC GCAAAACTGAAGCTCCAAGATGGCCCCAACGACGTCGTGTTCAGTATTACGACCCAGTATCAGGGTACCTGCCGCTGCGCAGGCACCATTTACCTGTGGGACTGGAACGACAAGATCGTCATTTCCGACATCGACGGCACAATAACCAA GTCTGATGCTCTGGGACAGATCCTTCCACAGCTGGGGAAGGACTGGACTCATCAGGGGATTGCGAAGCTCTACCATTCCATCAATGA GAACGGCTACAAGTTCCTGTACTGCTCCGCCCGCGCCATCGGCATGGCCGACATGACCCGCGGGTACCTGCACTGGGTCAACGACAAGGGCACCATCCTGCCCCGGGGCCCCCTGATGCTGTCGCCCAGCAGCCTGTTCTCCGCCTTCCACAG GGAAGTAATAGAAAAGAAACCAGAGAAGTTCAAAATTGAGTGTCTGAATGATATCAAGAATCTGTTTGCCCCGTCCAAGCAGCCCTTCTATGCTGCCTTTGGAAACCGTCCAAAT GATGTCTACGCTTACATGCAAGTTGGAGTTCCAGACTGCAGGATATTCACCGTGAACCCCAAGGGCGAACTGATACAGGAAAGGACCAAAGGAAACAAATCATC GTACCACAGACTGAGCGAGCTGGTGGAGCACGTGTTCCCACTTCTCAGTAAGGAACAGAATTCCGCCTTTGCATGCCCGGAGTTCAGCTCCTTCTGCTACTGGCGGGACCCGATCCCCGAGGTGGACCTGGACGAGCTGGCCTGA